One Rosa chinensis cultivar Old Blush chromosome 5, RchiOBHm-V2, whole genome shotgun sequence genomic region harbors:
- the LOC112202552 gene encoding glutamate receptor 2.8 isoform X1 — MSSMENQNRTILLLFSWIFMVATMVAASTTIIPVNVGVVVDLDEPSGKMYLSCIEMALSDFYAIHADYKTRLVLNTRNSNGDVVGAAAAALDLIKNVEVKVILGPVSSMQASFVVNLGEKAHVPIISFSATSPSLTSPRSSFFFRFAQNDLNQVKAISGIVQNFGWRRVVPIYVDNMYGEGVIPFLIDALQDVDAHIPYRSLIHELATDDQIEKELYKLMTMQTRVFIVHMMPNLSSRLFAKAKEMGMMSEGFVWITTNSIGNNLRSMASVLDSMQGLLGVETYIPRTLKLRQFISMWKKQFQQDNPKIIDVELDAFGLRAYDAAFAVAMAVEKVANAGFKFQKRNASSFNSHYGSKLSHALSIINFKGMAGDFNLVDRQLQVSTFKIVNVNGYGPRTVGYWTPENGRVVKRLKSTRNGTKSTSKCDLRPIIWPGESLSVPKGWEIPINIGTKLRIGVPMREGFQEFVKVTNTSTNTVDVTGFSIDVFKAVLEILPYALPYDFVPFAIANGSTYNDLVYQVHDGKFDAVVGDITIRANRSLYVGFTMPYTESGVVMVVPIQDKRTKSAWVFLKPLTWDLWMTTLCFFIFIGFVIWVLEHRINDDFRGSPSHQVGTSFWFSFSTMVFSQREKVVSNLARFVMIIWIFVVLIVTQSYTASLASLLTVQQLQPTITDIDDLLRNRDNVGYMTSSFVYDLLRQKGFHASRLKDYGAMEEIDEALSKGSANGGIAAIVHETPYMKLFVAKYCSKYTMIGPIFKTDGFGFIFPKGSPLIPDVSQAILNLTEGEKIMNIEDEWMKKENNCKDPSTEKFYSNSLGLESFWGLFLIAGVASVFALLIFATSFLHKHKQVLMSSDSRASKWKRIRTIFKIFNEKELSSHTLKSSRHEARIAGAPDHEVNASPNNNWPESPFSYTNQTDATSVFYGEQETPSHGQASPEIVPTFELAAFTNQEMHATPEIAQERV; from the exons ATGAGCTCTATGGAGAATCAGAATAGAACtatccttcttcttttctcatgGATTTTCATGGTCGCCACCATGGTAGCTGCAAGCACAACGATAATCCCAGTGAACGTGGGAGTTGTTGTAGACCTTGATGAACCGAGTGGGAAAATGTACTTGAGTTGCATCGAAATGGCGCTTTCGGATTTCTATGCCATCCATGCTGACTACAAGACTAGGCTCGTTTTGAACACCAGGAACTCCAATGGAGATGTGGTTGGAGCAGCTGCCGCAG CTTTAGATCTAATAAAGAATGTAGAAGTGAAAGTCATCCTAGGACCGGTGTCGTCCATGCAGGCAAGTTTCGTTGTTAATCTTGGAGAGAAAGCTCATGTACCCATCATATCATTTTCTGCAACAAGCCCTTCTCTTACTTCACCAAGGAGCTCCTTTTTTTTCCGATTTGCACAAAATGACTTGAACCAAGTGAAAGCTATAAGTGGTATTGTTCAGAACTTTGGATGGAGACGAGTTGTGCCCATCTACGTAGACAACATGTATGGGGAAGGAGTCATACCTTTTCTAATTGATGCCTTGCAAGACGTTGATGCTCATATCCCCTACAGAAGTCTAATTCACGAACTAGCCACGGATGATCAGATTGAAAAAGAGCTTTACAAGTTGATGACGATGCAGACTCGAGTCTTCATTGTGCATATGATGCCTAATCTTTCCTCTCGGTTATTTGCCAAGGCAAAAGAGATGGGAATGATGAGTGAGGGTTTTGTTTGGATCACAACTAATAGTATCGGAAATAATTTAAGGTCTATGGCTTCAGTCCTTGATTCGATGCAAGGCCTATTAGGTGTAGAAACTTATATTCCAAGGACATTGAAGCTTAGACAATTCATATCAATGTGGAAAAAGCAATTCCAACAAGACAATCCAAAAATCATTGATGTTGAATTGGATGCTTTTGGATTGCGGGCATATGATGCTGCTTTTGCAGTAGCCATGGCCGTTGAGAAAGTTGCCAACGCAGGTTTTAAATTCCAAAAGAGGAATGCTTCTTCCTTCAACTCTCATTATGGCTCAAAACTTTCTCATGCATTATCCATCATTAATTTCAAAGGTATGGCTGGAGACTTCAATCTTGTTGATAGGCAACTTCAGGTATCAACTTTTAAGATTGTTAATGTGAATGGTTATGGACCAAGAACAGTTGGATACTGGACACCAGAAAATGGAAGGGTAGTAAAGCGGTTGAAATCGACAAGGAATGGTACAAAATCAACTTCCAAGTGCGATCTTAGACCTATTATATGGCCTGGAGAGTCATTATCAGTTCCTAAAGGATGGGAGATCCCGATAAATATTGGTACCAAGTTAAGAATAGGAGTTCCTATGAGGGAAGGTTTTCAAGAGTTTGTTAAAGTAACTAATACAAGCACTAATACAGTTGACGTCACTGGATTCAGTATTGACGTGTTTAAAGCCGTATTGGAGATCCTACCATATGCACTTCCTTATGATTTTGTTCCCTTTGCAATTGCTAATGGAAGCACATACAATGATTTGGTGTATCAAGTACATGATGGG AAGTTTGATGCTGTGGTTGGAGATATAACAATTAGAGCAAATAGGTCATTGTATGTGGGCTTTACTATGCCATATACTGAATCTGGTGTAGTGATGGTTGTGCCAATACAAGACAAGAGGACCAAAAGTGCATGGGTTTTCTTAAAGCCTTTGACATGGGACCTTTGGATGACAACTTTGTGTTTTTTCATCTTTATTGGTTTTGTGATTTGGGTGCTTGAACATCGAATTAATGATGATTTTCGTGGTTCTCCCTCACATCAAGTTGGCACAAGCTTCTGGTTCTCTTTCTCAACCATGGTTTTCTCACAAA GGGAGAAAGTGGTTAGCAACTTGGCAAGATTTGTGATGATTATATGGATATTCGTTGTACTAATAGTGACACAGAGCTATACAGCTAGTCTAGCATCACTATTGACAGTCCAACAACTCCAACCAACTATTACCGATATAGATGATCTTTTGAGGAATAGAGATAATGTGGGCTACATGACGAGTTCTTTTGTTTATGATCTCTTGAGACAAAAAGGTTTTCATGCTTCCAGGCTTAAGGATTATGGAGCTATGGAAGAAATAGATGAAGCTCTTTCAAAGGGGAGTGCAAATGGCGGTATTGCTGCTATTGTTCATGAAACCCCCTATATGAAGCTTTTTGTTGCAAAATATTGTTCCAAGTATACCATGATTGGACCTATATTTAAAACTGATGGCTTTGGCTTC ATATTTCCGAAAGGTTCTCCTCTTATACCCGATGTTTCACAAGCAATCCTTAATTTGACAGAAGGAGAGAAGATAATGAACATTGAAGATGAATGgatgaagaaagaaaacaattgTAAAGATCCAAGTACCGAGAAATTTTACAGCAATAGTCTTGGCCTTGAGAGCTTTTGGGGCCTCTTTCTCATTGCTGGGGTAGCTTCAGTATTCGCTCTCCTCATATTTGCAACTTCCTTCCTTCACAAGCATAAGCAAGTTTTGATGTCCTCTGATTCAAGAGCTTCCAAGTGGAAAAGGATTAGAACCATATTCAAGATTTTCAATGAAAAAGAACTTAGCTCTCATACTTTAAAAAGCAGTAGGCATGAAGCTAGGATCGCTGGTGCTCCGGATCATGAAGTGAATGCCTCACCAAATAACAACTGGCCGGAAAGTCCTTTCAGCTATACCAACCAGACGGATGCAACTTCTGTATTCTACGGAGAGCAAGAAACACCATCTCACGGTCAAGCATCTCCGGAAATCGTTCCAACTTTTGAGCTTGCTGCTTTCACTAATCAAGAAATGCATGCAACTCCAGAAATAGCTCAAGAAAGAGTTTGA
- the LOC112202552 gene encoding glutamate receptor 2.8 isoform X2, whose product MSSMENQNRTILLLFSWIFMVATMVAASTTIIPVNVGVVVDLDEPSGKMYLSCIEMALSDFYAIHADYKTRLVLNTRNSNGDVVGAAAAALDLIKNVEVKVILGPVSSMQASFVVNLGEKAHVPIISFSATSPSLTSPRSSFFFRFAQNDLNQVKAISGIVQNFGWRRVVPIYVDNMYGEGVIPFLIDALQDVDAHIPYRSLIHELATDDQIEKELYKLMTMQTRVFIVHMMPNLSSRLFAKAKEMGMMSEGFVWITTNSIGNNLRSMASVLDSMQGLLGVETYIPRTLKLRQFISMWKKQFQQDNPKIIDVELDAFGLRAYDAAFAVAMAVEKVANAGFKFQKRNASSFNSHYGSKLSHALSIINFKGMAGDFNLVDRQLQVSTFKIVNVNGYGPRTVGYWTPENGRVVKRLKSTRNGTKSTSKCDLRPIIWPGESLSVPKGWEIPINIGTKLRIGVPMREGFQEFVKVTNTSTNTVDVTGFSIDVFKAVLEILPYALPYDFVPFAIANGSTYNDLVYQVHDGFDAVVGDITIRANRSLYVGFTMPYTESGVVMVVPIQDKRTKSAWVFLKPLTWDLWMTTLCFFIFIGFVIWVLEHRINDDFRGSPSHQVGTSFWFSFSTMVFSQREKVVSNLARFVMIIWIFVVLIVTQSYTASLASLLTVQQLQPTITDIDDLLRNRDNVGYMTSSFVYDLLRQKGFHASRLKDYGAMEEIDEALSKGSANGGIAAIVHETPYMKLFVAKYCSKYTMIGPIFKTDGFGFIFPKGSPLIPDVSQAILNLTEGEKIMNIEDEWMKKENNCKDPSTEKFYSNSLGLESFWGLFLIAGVASVFALLIFATSFLHKHKQVLMSSDSRASKWKRIRTIFKIFNEKELSSHTLKSSRHEARIAGAPDHEVNASPNNNWPESPFSYTNQTDATSVFYGEQETPSHGQASPEIVPTFELAAFTNQEMHATPEIAQERV is encoded by the exons ATGAGCTCTATGGAGAATCAGAATAGAACtatccttcttcttttctcatgGATTTTCATGGTCGCCACCATGGTAGCTGCAAGCACAACGATAATCCCAGTGAACGTGGGAGTTGTTGTAGACCTTGATGAACCGAGTGGGAAAATGTACTTGAGTTGCATCGAAATGGCGCTTTCGGATTTCTATGCCATCCATGCTGACTACAAGACTAGGCTCGTTTTGAACACCAGGAACTCCAATGGAGATGTGGTTGGAGCAGCTGCCGCAG CTTTAGATCTAATAAAGAATGTAGAAGTGAAAGTCATCCTAGGACCGGTGTCGTCCATGCAGGCAAGTTTCGTTGTTAATCTTGGAGAGAAAGCTCATGTACCCATCATATCATTTTCTGCAACAAGCCCTTCTCTTACTTCACCAAGGAGCTCCTTTTTTTTCCGATTTGCACAAAATGACTTGAACCAAGTGAAAGCTATAAGTGGTATTGTTCAGAACTTTGGATGGAGACGAGTTGTGCCCATCTACGTAGACAACATGTATGGGGAAGGAGTCATACCTTTTCTAATTGATGCCTTGCAAGACGTTGATGCTCATATCCCCTACAGAAGTCTAATTCACGAACTAGCCACGGATGATCAGATTGAAAAAGAGCTTTACAAGTTGATGACGATGCAGACTCGAGTCTTCATTGTGCATATGATGCCTAATCTTTCCTCTCGGTTATTTGCCAAGGCAAAAGAGATGGGAATGATGAGTGAGGGTTTTGTTTGGATCACAACTAATAGTATCGGAAATAATTTAAGGTCTATGGCTTCAGTCCTTGATTCGATGCAAGGCCTATTAGGTGTAGAAACTTATATTCCAAGGACATTGAAGCTTAGACAATTCATATCAATGTGGAAAAAGCAATTCCAACAAGACAATCCAAAAATCATTGATGTTGAATTGGATGCTTTTGGATTGCGGGCATATGATGCTGCTTTTGCAGTAGCCATGGCCGTTGAGAAAGTTGCCAACGCAGGTTTTAAATTCCAAAAGAGGAATGCTTCTTCCTTCAACTCTCATTATGGCTCAAAACTTTCTCATGCATTATCCATCATTAATTTCAAAGGTATGGCTGGAGACTTCAATCTTGTTGATAGGCAACTTCAGGTATCAACTTTTAAGATTGTTAATGTGAATGGTTATGGACCAAGAACAGTTGGATACTGGACACCAGAAAATGGAAGGGTAGTAAAGCGGTTGAAATCGACAAGGAATGGTACAAAATCAACTTCCAAGTGCGATCTTAGACCTATTATATGGCCTGGAGAGTCATTATCAGTTCCTAAAGGATGGGAGATCCCGATAAATATTGGTACCAAGTTAAGAATAGGAGTTCCTATGAGGGAAGGTTTTCAAGAGTTTGTTAAAGTAACTAATACAAGCACTAATACAGTTGACGTCACTGGATTCAGTATTGACGTGTTTAAAGCCGTATTGGAGATCCTACCATATGCACTTCCTTATGATTTTGTTCCCTTTGCAATTGCTAATGGAAGCACATACAATGATTTGGTGTATCAAGTACATGATGGG TTTGATGCTGTGGTTGGAGATATAACAATTAGAGCAAATAGGTCATTGTATGTGGGCTTTACTATGCCATATACTGAATCTGGTGTAGTGATGGTTGTGCCAATACAAGACAAGAGGACCAAAAGTGCATGGGTTTTCTTAAAGCCTTTGACATGGGACCTTTGGATGACAACTTTGTGTTTTTTCATCTTTATTGGTTTTGTGATTTGGGTGCTTGAACATCGAATTAATGATGATTTTCGTGGTTCTCCCTCACATCAAGTTGGCACAAGCTTCTGGTTCTCTTTCTCAACCATGGTTTTCTCACAAA GGGAGAAAGTGGTTAGCAACTTGGCAAGATTTGTGATGATTATATGGATATTCGTTGTACTAATAGTGACACAGAGCTATACAGCTAGTCTAGCATCACTATTGACAGTCCAACAACTCCAACCAACTATTACCGATATAGATGATCTTTTGAGGAATAGAGATAATGTGGGCTACATGACGAGTTCTTTTGTTTATGATCTCTTGAGACAAAAAGGTTTTCATGCTTCCAGGCTTAAGGATTATGGAGCTATGGAAGAAATAGATGAAGCTCTTTCAAAGGGGAGTGCAAATGGCGGTATTGCTGCTATTGTTCATGAAACCCCCTATATGAAGCTTTTTGTTGCAAAATATTGTTCCAAGTATACCATGATTGGACCTATATTTAAAACTGATGGCTTTGGCTTC ATATTTCCGAAAGGTTCTCCTCTTATACCCGATGTTTCACAAGCAATCCTTAATTTGACAGAAGGAGAGAAGATAATGAACATTGAAGATGAATGgatgaagaaagaaaacaattgTAAAGATCCAAGTACCGAGAAATTTTACAGCAATAGTCTTGGCCTTGAGAGCTTTTGGGGCCTCTTTCTCATTGCTGGGGTAGCTTCAGTATTCGCTCTCCTCATATTTGCAACTTCCTTCCTTCACAAGCATAAGCAAGTTTTGATGTCCTCTGATTCAAGAGCTTCCAAGTGGAAAAGGATTAGAACCATATTCAAGATTTTCAATGAAAAAGAACTTAGCTCTCATACTTTAAAAAGCAGTAGGCATGAAGCTAGGATCGCTGGTGCTCCGGATCATGAAGTGAATGCCTCACCAAATAACAACTGGCCGGAAAGTCCTTTCAGCTATACCAACCAGACGGATGCAACTTCTGTATTCTACGGAGAGCAAGAAACACCATCTCACGGTCAAGCATCTCCGGAAATCGTTCCAACTTTTGAGCTTGCTGCTTTCACTAATCAAGAAATGCATGCAACTCCAGAAATAGCTCAAGAAAGAGTTTGA